A region of Hippoglossus stenolepis isolate QCI-W04-F060 chromosome 7, HSTE1.2, whole genome shotgun sequence DNA encodes the following proteins:
- the bod1l1 gene encoding biorientation of chromosomes in cell division protein 1-like 1: MAGLPPGDPQLVSMIVSHLKTQGLFDQFRRECLADVDTKPAYLNLKQRVDNFVSNHLSNHTWSPHLNKNQLRNNIRQLVLQSGMLEQGVDRIVAQVVDPKINHIFRPQVERVVREFLSPGSCSEEPLPPPPLPETKPDSSIPEQASSSAPTTTAASDAMSILDTITSLNQEASVRASSGTEKGRRGQASDETMQLVEDGEQDMIIVEEGDSLHEDGTWEESEEMKVASEIQVLEVKMEDTQDQMDLGKEGLIEEVKMEDEEAGAQEQTEEEKENAINRITGKHSEEKQDDEFQKSTCQAKQKAKERIKEEYSLEDSDLDGLSDITVSSVHTSDLSSFEEESEDEELLSDSSKEGELSSDDQDERAGEKDAAGEEERKPRRKAYVHKPFLYSRYYSDSDDEITVEERRRSAAKDKEDRLLKRQQNRERMEEKRKQKAAQAEEQDQRKQKGGDSAGADRPGAKEARKERKVLEKKMALNRKRKLDSRKEGDVTSRKKGDTGGEGSRKMEGKSSTSKTPQPKLIRNLSESASSDERHRRTSGSVSEDSSETKKFSDKSRTHSFILDLEQGSQEALKQRPLGKFDRPSRKEPHSKERKEKERSFSDECAKLKQKHEKKSEHQADESQHKEGVKGPSEEKGERKPKIKSEKKMTGKASEGVADEGPKKVKAPSTEAVKAEKDKQKDKIREKDKSKERERTKGEKTSVKSDFKQLLRPDSAGSSEDRSDMEPGSDGSKKKDKHPKEGLKRSKSHTEDRPAEKLKPATDNKDGEKEKTKPDQDNQKKSSSETEKDPKKVKTTDKVRILEKSKSKSREETKTPLLLKTDKKVLSSEVKSAGGASVSKPEATKEKKKEANLKEQKKASEDPSHEKSEVKTAKKKLEKKDKVPEKKDEGQEEKKTPKEDKLEKSDKPSKSSTSSVSVEAEEPQKKQTLTQDTSTDSEPVTTVTTSFSDDTCDALSDITPEPTEGETESGLGDVPTVPAEADALLALMDVCTSAEARLPAENIQEEVTTEITLQDADMKMKEAALTLLSMDPASKVAKRLVIQDTKEEAEVEPTAPQPMETTVAEEEEQRPPADEQTAAVTEITATETSPTPSQETAEIVDDKPKRADESEGEMDASKVESSESLSPKEDDTTSNEPQASSKNEEVNVAEITPEAQLDEKMASPAAHKEDSSAADAVASETEEVTGIAEGNAEAAVCDPAEQVSDISSKPDQCDPDPSDTKTSPEAKEEVAEESQAKMETDNIQPESQKQEEENVADEKNETMETDVPEKTEEVTESEPGPQSQLVKQISSISSTDSQDDENGSTLSEKEEKTEGRGRRKRKLSSQKDAAVKDSGDETDEKQSKKQPSVEETEQETVVEVKTPRRGRSSRSTEEMEKDRPKEPEKSEEAPSRRGRRSGAASKETTADNQKKDDGKDEEDADKTTSDEPAEKTTEDESAPKESDEQGSPVHLPAPVPDDCEDAGNSGSKETTEMRKPAVKRKRSEELDESVEETQENKMEEEEEENNQQEQSEQESEKDSGASSVSRSEEQEEVKEESSSSERKPDDVEEEQQQEDQDMTPKRSVRRGRPSKAAGAATDDSEKKAEDKEGEQNDEEEEEDGEEGKGTATRATTRLASRLEAERNKPSKPSTRASRQSGKEETAAGTRGSRGQAAVAKGGRKREASPPAVRTRGGQKSEEPPSKRAKR; this comes from the exons ATGGCGGGTTTACCACCGGGAGACCCGCAGCTCGTCTCCATGATCGTCAGTCATTTAAAAACCCAGGGGCTCTTCGACCAGTTCAGGAGGGAATGTCTGGCAGACGTCGATACGAAG cctgcTTACTTGAACCTGAAACAAAGAGTGGACAACTTTGTCTCCAATCACCTCTCTAACCACACATGGAGCCCACATCTGAACAAGAACCAGCTGAGAAACAACATCAGGCAGCTTGTGCTCCA ATCTGGGATGCTGGAGCAGGGGGTGGACAGGATCGTGGCCCAGGTGGTGGATCCCAAAATCAACCACATTTTCAGGCCACAAGTGGAGAGGGTGGTTCGTGAATTTCTGTCGCCGGGCAGCTGCTCTGAAGAGCCACTGCCCCCGCCACCTTTACCAGAGACCAAACCAGACAGCAGCATTCCTGAGCAGG CCTCGTCGTCTGCTCCAACGACCACTGCAGCCAGTGACGCCATGTCCATCCTGGACACAATCACTTCCCTCAATCAGGAAGCGAGTGTCAGGGCCAGCTCAGGCACCGAGAAAGGACGTAGAGGCCAAGCTTCAGACGAGACCATGCAGCTGGTGGAGGACGGCGAGCAGGACATGATCATcgtggaggagggagacagcCTCCATGAAGATGGAACCTGGGAAGAGTCAGAGGAAATGAAGGTGGCATCTGAGATCCAGGTGCTGGAagtgaagatggaggacactCAGGACCAGATGGATCTGGGAAAAGAGGGGTTAatagaagaggtgaagatggaggatgaggaggctgGAGCTCAGGAGCAGAccgaagaggagaaagaaaatgcaatCAACCGAATCACGGGCAAACATTCAGAAGAAAAGCAGGACGACGAATTCCAGAAATCTACATGTCAGGCGAAGCAGAAAGCCAAAGAGAGGATCAAGGAAG AATACTCTCTGGAGGACTCCGACCTGGATGGCCtgagtgacatcacagtgagcTCTGTCCACACCAGCGACCTGTCGTCATTCGAGGAGGaaagtgaggatgaggagctgctgtcGGACTCGTCTAAAGAAGGGGAACTTTCGTCTGATG ATCAAGatgagagagcaggagagaaagatgCCGCCGGAGAAGAGGAGCGCAAGCCTCGCAGAAAGGCCTACGTCCACAAGCCCTTCCTCTACTCCCGTTACTATAGTGACTCGGACGATGAAATCACTGTGGAGGAACGTCGGAGATCTGCA GCAAAAGACAAAGAGGACCGGCTGCTCAAGAGACAACAGAACAGAGAGCGAATGGAAGAGAAGCGTAAACAGAAAGCAGCACAGGCTGAAGAACAAG atcagagaaaacaaaagggtGGGGACTCTGCTGGGGCGGACCGGCCCGGGGCCAAAGAGGCTCGCAAAGAAAGGAAAGTTCTGGAGAAAAAGATGGCTctcaacaggaagaggaaactaGACTCAAG GAAAGAGGGAGATGTAACTAGCAGGAAGAaaggagacacaggaggagagggatcCAGGAAAATG GAAGGGAAATCTTCTACGTCAAAGACACCACAACCAAAATTGATAAGAAATCTCTCAGAATCTGCGTCATCTGACGAGAGACACAGAAGGACGAGCGGCAGCGTCTCAGAAGATTCCAGTGAAACCAAAAAGTTCTCTGACAAAAGCCGGACACACTCCTTCATCCTGGATTTGGAGCAAGGTTCCCAAGAGGCTCTTAAACAACGTCCACTCGGAAAATTCGATCGTCCGTCCCGTAAAGAACCTCACTCCAAGGAACGCAAAGAGAAAGAGCGCAGCTTCTCAGATGAATGTGCCAAACTCAAACAAAAGCATGAGAAGAAATCTGAACACCAGGCGGATGAATCTCAGCACAAGGAAGGTGTGAAAGGGCCCTCTGAAGAGAAAGGTGAGAGGAAGCCAAAGATTAAAAGTGAGAAGAAAATGACAGGAAAGGCGTCTGAAGGTGTCGCTGACGAGGGTCCAAAGAAGGTGAAAGCTCCATCCACTGAGGCTGTCAAAGCAGAGAAGgacaaacaaaaggacaaaatTAGGGAAAAAGATAAAAGCAAGGAAAGGGAAAGGACTAAAGGAGAGAAAACTTCAGTTAAAAGTGATTTCAAGCAGCTGCTCCGCCCCGACTCTGCTGGTTCCTCCGAGGATCGGTCTGACATGGAGCCTGGGTCAGACGGCAGCAAGAAGAAGGATAAACACCCCAAGGAAGGCCTGAAAAGGTCAAAGAGCCACACGGAGGACAGGCCAGCAGAAAAACTCAAACCGGCAACAGATAATAAAGACGGCGAGAAGGAGAAGACTAAACCAGATCAAGACAACCAGAAGAAGTCCAGCTCTGAAACAGAGAAAGATCCCAAAAAAGTCAAGACAACAGATAAAGTAAGAATCCtggaaaaatctaaatcaaaatcCAGAGAGGAAACTAAGACTCCATTGTTATTAAAGACCGATAAAAAAGTTCTGAGCTCAGAAGTCAAAAGTGCAGGAGGTGCATCTGTCAGCAAACCTGAGGCAacgaaggagaagaaaaaagaggcgAACTTAAAGGAACAGAAGAAAGCGTCTGAAGATCCTTCACACGAGAAATCAGAAGTTAAGACTGCAAAGAAAAAACTAGAGAAGAAGGACAAAGTCccagaaaagaaagatgagggtcaagaagagaagaaaacaccGAAAGAAGACAAACTGGAAAAGTCCGATAAACCTTCAAAGTCCTCCACTTCCTCAGTGAGTGTTGAGGCAGAAGAGCCGCAGAAGAAACAAACTCTTACACAAGACACGAGCACAGACTCTGAGCCCGTCACCACCGTCACCACCTCGTTCTCAGACGACACCTGCGACGCCTTAAGTGACATCACCCCCGAGCCAACCGAGGGAGAAACGGAGTCGGGACTGGGCGACGTGCCCACTGTGCCGGCCGAGGCCGACGCTCTGCTGGCTCTCATGGACGTCTGCACCTCAGCAGAGGCGAGACTTCCAGCTGAGAACATTCAAGAGGAAGTGACCACTGAGATAACGCTTCAGGATGCCgacatgaaaatgaaagaggcagCTCTGACTCTGCTGTCCATGGATCCTGCGAGCAAAGTGGCCAAAAGGTTAGTAATTCAAGATACGAAGGAAGAAGCAGAAGTGGAACCGACAGCCCCACAACCCATGGAGACAACTGTGgctgaagaggaagagcagcgtCCTCCAGCAGACgagcaaacagctgctgtgactgaGATCACAGCCACTGAGACGTCACCAACTCCATCTCAAGAAACTGCTGAGATTGTTGATGATAAACCAAAACGTGCAG ATGAGTCTGAGGGAGAAATGGATGCGTCAAAGGTTGAAAGTTCTGAGAGTCTTTCTCCAAAG GAGGACGACACCACCTCCAATGAACCTCAGGCTTCTTCGAAAAATGAAGAAGTCAACGTGGCAGAAATTACTCCTGAAGCGCAGCTAGATGAGAAGATGGCGTCACCAGCAGCGCACAAAGAAG ACAGTTcagctgctgatgctgttgCGTCTGAGACAGAAGAGGTCACAGGAATCGCAGAGGGAAACGCAGAGGCGGCTGTTTGTGATCCCGCAGAACAAGTCTCCGACATATCCAGTAAACCAG ATCAATGTGATCCAGATCCTTCAGACACAAAGACGAGCCCAGAG GCGAAGGAGGAGGTCGCTGAGGAGAGCCAGGCCAAGATGGAAACGGACAACA TTCAACCTGAGAGtcagaagcaggaggaagaaaatgttGCAGATGAGAAGAATGAAACT ATGGAAACTGATGTTCCAGAGAAGACGGAGGAGGTCACAGAAAGTGAACCTGGGCCTCAGTCCCAACTCGTCAAACAGATCA GCAGCATCTCCAGCACAGACAGCCAGGACGATGAGAATGGATCAACCCTGTCAGagaag gaggagaagacggagggaagaggaagacgtAAAAGAAAACTGTCCAGTCAGAAAGATGCAGCCGTAAAAGATTCTG GTGATGAAACAGATGAGAAGCAAAGTAAGAAGCAACCGTCTGTTGAG GAAACGGAGCAGGAGACGGTTGTAGAGGTCAAAACACCTCGCAGGGGACGATCGTCCAGATcaacagaggagatggagaaggacCGACCTAAAGAACCTGAAAAGTCTGAGGAGGCTCCGAGTCGCAGGGGGAGACGTTCAGGAGCCGCATCCAAAGAAACCACTGCCG ATAATCAGAAGAAAGATGACGGTAAAGACGAGGAGGACGCTGATAAAACCACTTCAGACGAACCTGCAGAGAAG ACAACTGAAGATGAAAGTGCACCAAAGGAAAGTGATGAACAGGGAAGTCCGGTCCATCTGCCAGCTCCTGTTCCAGACGACTGTGAAGACGCAGGGAACTCAGGCTCCAAAGAGACGACTGAAATGC GTAAACCAGcagtgaagagaaagaggtCAGAAGAACTGGATGAATCTGTGGAG GAAACCCAGGAAaacaagatggaggaggaggaggaggaaaacaatcAACAGGAGCAAAGTGAGCAAGAGTCAGAAAAAGACAGTG GTGCTTCTTCAGTGAGTCGgtcagaggaacaggaggaggtcaaagaggagagcagcagcagtgagaggaAACCTGATGAT GTTGAGGAGGAGCAACAGCAGGAGGACCAGGACATGACTCCAAAGAGGAGTGTCCGGAGAGGGCGGCCCTCGAAGGCAGCCGGAGCAGCCACAGACGATTCAG AAAAAAAGGCAGAAGACAAAGAAGGTGAGCagaatgatgaagaggaggaggaggacggtgAGGAAGGGAAAGGAACTGCAACCAGAGCGACCACACGGTTAGCGTCTCGTCTGGAGGCTGAAAG AAACAAGCCAAGTAAACCATCCACCCGGGCAAGTCGACAGAGCGGCAAAGAGGAGACCGCAGCTGGCACACG CGGATCGAGGGGCCAGGCCGCGGTGGCTAAGGGGGGCCGTAAACGGGAGGCCAGCCCCCCTGCGGTGCGAACCCGGGGAGGGCAGAAATCAGAGGAGCCCCCTTCCAAGAGAGCCAAACGCTGA